The following nucleotide sequence is from Salvia miltiorrhiza cultivar Shanhuang (shh) chromosome 7, IMPLAD_Smil_shh, whole genome shotgun sequence.
TTCACAGATGCAAGTAAACACCAACACACTTCAAAAAACACAAGGAACACCGAGTACACCAACAGAGAACAACAGCAACACCAGAACTCACAAGGAATAGTAGGAACTCTAAATTACCCTTTCTCTTTTGCTATCCAGAGTACTCGCACGAGGAGACCCTTTAAAGGgaatccagacgaactggaccGTCACAAAAGGGACCTTTCTTGGCTTTGAATACCAAGGGTTAACAAGAAAGGCCACACACAAATTAGGAAGAACACACGGAAGCAACAACAGACCATAATCGCAAGATACCAGAAAAGAAACAGAAAACCAGCACTATAAACCAATCCTAAACTAGGAGCTAGGGTTTCAGCCAATTTACCAGAGCCGAATTTCCCAAGTAGGGGAGAATCCAGACTTACCGAGCtccttgctcgtcgggagcgaaTAGGCACAACCCAGAGGGCGGTGGGATGGAGGAGGTGCGGTCGGAGGGTGCCCCCGGCTAGGTCATCGTGGcttctgataccactgttggtaTCTTCACCTAGCCGGTGGTTCACCACTTATTTCACGAACCGTCCTACCGCCTCCACAAGTGCTCAAGCACTTTAGATCCTCTGAACTTGTTCTTCTTCcccttccttcttcttcttcctgtaTCTGCAAatccaaaagaaaagaacaagTAAAAGtgtaaaagaaaaggaaacagAAAAGAGGAATAAAAGAGATTAGAGGTGGGAAaaatgtgtcctcgggacacaggTGGCTCAGATTTTTTCCCACGGTGGCAACACACTCCCGGTAGCTCAAAGACCAAGGCACAAAGGGAAGAGAAAGGGCAGATCAGGGCTCAGATCTGACGAACACAGCCACCAAATTTTAGGAATCCGGTGGTCAGGATTCCGGCGGCTTAGAGATCCTCCGCTTTATCACCAAATAGGAAACCTAAGGTTAGGAATCCAGCGACAATGCTATCAACGGGAGGAAGCTCTCACTTTACGGCCACAACTCCGGCGACCAGAACGGAAACCAGAGAAcagaaggaatagcagagccttcaaAGTTGTGATCGTTCTACCAGAACTTTCCCCAATTGATTGCTTTATAACCAAGACAAGAAGGGTTGGGAAGGTGTAAGGAAACATTGAGAAGGAGGGAGAAGCCATTAATGGTGGTGGAGCTCGAGGGAGAAGAAGATCAGAGGTCGGGAGGACTTAGGGTTTGGAAAGGAATCAAAGATGGAGCGGCGGAGTGAGAAAGGGGATTAGGGTTTGGCTGAAGGGGTTGGGGTATTTAAGGGGAAGGATTGGGCTTCGGGTTTTTTGGGGTTAATGGGCTTAAGAGGTCTGGGcccgaaaagaaataaagaacaTTGGGCCAACATTCCACaatgtccccaaggggacatcAAAAAGTGGGAACTCCTATTTATGAACAGTGGAATTTAGGGATCAAGCTCCACCGCTCCCCCTCCCTCCCTAAagtcaaaaaaccaaaaaaacacAACACGTTATTgaaaggggttattgccgaaaaatacatgtagtttgtcaattttttggtttataacatgaccttataatttgaccagaaaatacaccaattttcaatttcatcccaattataacatgactttatagtctgaccagaaaatacaccaaatttcaatttaatctcaattataacatgatctTATTTAGATTATGtacatcatagatgtattaatatttgtTGTAACTTCATATTAAATTGTTgtgtataaaatattgttaattgattgatttatttttataaaaattaagtttgatgattaattattttatattaattgtttcacacacacacacacacacacacatatatatatatatatacatatatatatatatatatatatatatgggagggctacagtaaaaacactttttaaaatataaatataaacgttttttaatgtacgaattttatccaacagggttacgaattcatccaacatggttacgaattgtgaaaaataaatttttgctaccttggggattcgaacccaggaccacgaattcatccaaaagggttacgaatcaaccgtagatcttgatgatctaagggctgaaaatcatttatattttatacacttaagagtgtttttattctaaccctcccctatatatatatatatatatatattatatatatatatatatatatatataatatagtatattgtgagatgaaaagaaaattaaaaatatttaatgttaaattttgatattattatactaaattaattataaggtcatgttataattacaattaaattgaaaattggtgtatttttaGGTCAAGCTACAAAGTCattttataattgcaattaaattgaaaatttgtgtatttttgatcaaattataaggtcatgttataaaccagaaaacTGACAAACTACGTATATTTTTCGGCAATAACCCTGAAACTCCAAAActtattgatttttttctttttttataagcAGACGGAACTTATAGAATCGTTTTGTAGTTATTcgaaaattttatgatataagACGATAAAAGTCAAAGTCAAAGATGATGAAACATGGCGTAATATTCCACTTGTCCAACTATTTTGTTAACTTCCATTTGTAATTGTATTGTGCAAAATTTGTAACACACGTAGACTTAGACTATTAATTAGGACATATGTATGCAAGACTTATTCATAAACAAACTGCCACACGTGAACTTATTGAACAAACCCCTATCCGACATTTGTCACACAACCCCCTAATCACtgtctctttctttctctaatTTCACCAACTTATTCTTGCTGTCTCTCCTAACCCTATAAATAcatcttttaatttctttaaattTCCACACTTACTATTTCGACTTCCCAAATGGTAGCACTCGAGTCCACTCCACCTCTATCCCAACACTATACCAAAGTTGCTCACGGTCGGTCGCACGACCGAAGTTCGCAAAGCGAGGTCGCATGCCATCATGACCTGCCGGTCATAGACCTGGCCGGTCTAATGGACGGCGACGAGGGTGCGAGGGCCAAATGCGCGTCGAAAATCGCGGCGGCTTCTTCGGAATGGGGTTTCTTTCAAGTAGTCAACCATGGGATCAACCCCAAACTCCTAAACCGGATGAGGAGAGAGCAAATCGAGCTCTTCAATGCTCCTTTCTCAAGAAAGTCGAGTTGCGGGATTCTCAACAACTCGTACCGGTGGGGCTCCCCCACGGCCATCGCCCCCGACAACTTCTCGTGGTCGGAGGCGTTCCACATCTCCCTCACCAAGATCTCTGATCAATCTTGCTACGCCGAGTTCTCCTCTCTAAGGTATATATATAGGCTAGGGTTAGTCCAAAGTCGCATTTCACCGAGGGGGTGTTTACTCTGCATGATGGATAAGATGAATAATTGAGTATTTTGTTggttatccttgacatcatctaatgatacgcagcggaatatacattcaaggattagatctagatttacaaatgcatcatgtgtagagataggCACACAACGAAAGGAATAACTTACTCGTTGTGTGGTAAGCGTGCGTCTCGATTCTTGccgtgaatccactactaaggtatccacgtgtatgtcgattcgatgcaggaacaattccaagtgcacgattcaatcttcgacagctaggaaatctccgattgaaactaTAGTGCTCTCTTAGTGTTTGCAAGCAAAAGCTCTCTTAGTAAGACCAAGAACTCTTACTTATAGGCCAAAAGAATTGGCTTACCATGTAAGCCAAAGAGTTGGCTTCTCTTATAAGCCAAAGAGTTGTCTTACTAAGGAAGCCAATCCTACTCCAATTAATAGGTCCAATAGTCCAACTAATTCccaattaattaaatgttattagaatatatcaaatatatcctaatctagtccataatatctttcaatctcccacttggactagcattagattaaacaccaaTCACTATCCTTGCACCCTTgagcgaatcaacaatacacataaagtgtgaccctttaggcctccattatcgacgataatcaaattaaagtctacacaaaactcctagactgcgttgtgtagtgaactcgatatatgaagaacgtttacgtAGATTCTGTAAACAAACCTTTATATGAAGTTTATGCAATATCCCttcattcacgaaccactcgatTGAGCCTAGGATCTGCCATGTGTCTATCCCAATAGCTCGATCAttttatctcatctttattaaatgaccCTTCCGATCATATTCAATTATTCTAATTGAATATATCTTTGCATTGGCCAATGACTAACGGTCAAATAATATAGAGAATTTGAATTGTTCTCTCGAAATTCAAATCGAGGAATGAATCCTATTCTTGGCTCAACTACCATTTCCATTTGCCTCATGATGtacccaacacaagccgtatCTACCCCTTTAATGGAGTGAGTG
It contains:
- the LOC130994177 gene encoding gibberellin 2-beta-dioxygenase 6-like, producing the protein MVALESTPPLSQHYTKVAHGRSHDRSSQSEVACHHDLPVIDLAGLMDGDEGARAKCASKIAAASSEWGFFQVVNHGINPKLLNRMRREQIELFNAPFSRKSSCGILNNSYRWGSPTAIAPDNFSWSEAFHISLTKISDQSCYAEFSSLRYIYRLGLVQSRISPRGCLLCMMDKMNN